DNA from Actinoplanes sp. SE50/110:
CCCCCTGCCGGCCGGCCGCGAACCCGGTCGCCTCGCCGCGGTGGTCCGGCGTCAGGGTGCGCTCGCCGTGCTGGTCGCCGTCGTGGTGATCAGCCTGGCCGCGTTCCCCGGATTCCGCAGCGCCGACAACGCCGGCACCATCCTGGTCGCCGCGGCACCGCCGATGCTGATCGCGCTCGGCATGACCTTCGTGATCATCACGGGTGGGATCGACCTGTCGGTCGGCTCGCTCTACGCGCTCGGCGGGGTGGTCGCCGCCTGGGCGTCGCAGTACGGTTTCGCCGCGGCGCTGGCGGCTCCACTGCTGGTGTGCGGGGCCATCGGCGTACTCAACGGTGTCCTGATCTCCCGCACCGGCATGGCGCCGTTCATCGTGACCCTGGCCGCCCTGCTCGGCGCCCGCGGGTTGATGCGCAGCATCAGCGACGAGGGCTCGACCACCTACCTGGTCAGGAGCTCCGCCTTCCACGATCTCGGCACCGGTGCGGTGCTCGGCATCGGGCTGCCGGTCTGGGTGGGGGCCGTGCTGGTCGGCGCCGGCATCGTGGTCCTTAACCGGACCCGCTTCGGCCACGCGGTGCACGCGATCGGCGGCAGCGAGGACGCCGCGGCGCTGATGGGCCTCCCGGTCCGCCGGATCAAGGTCGCGGTGTACGTGCTGTCCGCCCTGCTCGCCGGCCTGGCTGGCGCGATCAACGCGGCCAAGCTCGGCTCCGGTGTCACCGTGCTCGGCAGCGGCATGGAACTGGACGCGATCGCCGCCGTGGTGATCGGCGGGACGCTGCTGACCGGGGGCTCCGGATCGGTCGCCGGGACGGTGGCCGGGGTGCTGCTGCTCGGGGTCATCCAGAACCTGATCAACCAGGTGGGCAACGTCAACAGCAACTGGCAGCAGGTGATCAGCGGGGCGTTCCTGGCCGTCGTGGTGGTGGCACAGACGTACCTGGTCCGCGCCCGGAGATCGCGGAACTGACCCCCGGCGGCGTGCCGCAGCCCACCACCCTGGGCTGCGGCACGGTTCGCGCCGGTGGGTTATCTTATTTCGCATGCGAACTAAGGAGACGGTCCGGATTCCGGTGACCACCGGCGGCGCGATCACCGCCACGGTGTTCACGCCCGAGGAGCCGGCCGCCGTGCTCGTCGTGCACTCCGCGACGGCCACCCCGCAGGGCTTCTACGCCGCCTTCGCCGAATACCTCGCCGCCGACGGGATCGCCGCGATCACCTACGACTACCGGGGCACCGGTCGGTCCGGGTCCCCGCGCGACCACCGCGACGTCGGCATGCGCGACTGGATCGGCGTCGACGCCCCCGCCGTCGCCGCCTGGGCCGGCGACCGTTTCCCCGGCCTGCCCCGGCTCGCCGTCGGCCACAGCCTGGGCGGGCACGCCATCGCCCTCGGCGCCGCCGGCACCGACCCGGCCGCCTCGGTGATCGTCGCCTCCCACCTCGCGGCCATCACCACCATCCCGTCCCGCCTCGAGCGCGCCCGGGTCCGCCTGCTGCTCCACCTGCTCGGGCCGGCCTCCGCCCGTCTGCTCGGATACGTACCGGCCAGCCGCCTCGGCCTCGGCGAAGACCTGCCGGCCGCCGCGATGGCCGACTGGGGCCGATGGGTCCGGATGGGCAACTACTTCTTCGACGATCCGTCGATGCGGGCCCGGGAGCGCACCGCCACCCTCACCGGCCCCGTCCTGGCGGTCGGCGCCGCCGACGACCCGTGGTCCACCCCGCCACAGATGGACGTCCTCACCACCCACCTCACCGGCGCCGACGTCGAACGCCGCACCTACACGCCGGCCGCCGCCGGCGTCCCGATGATCGGCCACCACGGGCTGCTGCGCCGCACCCTCAGCGAAGCGGTCTGGCCCGACCTGCTGGCCTGGCTCCGCGCCCACGCGGCGCGGGCGAGGAAGTGACCGCCCGGCCTGCCTCCCGCCGCCTCTTCGCCGTCCACCATCTCGGTCTCGCCGGTCCCGCGGATCGCGGGTCTCGCGGTTCTCGCCGGTCTCGCTGGTTTCGCTGGTCTCGCGGGTCTCGCCTGTCCCGCTGTCGCGGCCCGGGCGAGGCGATGGCTGTCCGCCGGGCCGCCGCCGGGCCGCCGCCGGGCCCACGCCGGGCCGCCGCCGGGCCCACGCCGGGCCGCCGCCGGGCCCACGCCGGGCCGCCGCCGGGCCGCCGCCGGGCCGCCGCCGGGCCGCCGCCGGGTCGTCTGGCTGGGGCACTCGGCGCTCGGCCCGCTGTGCCGCGCAGCTTGTGGGCCGTCGGGCTTGTGGGCGTGGGGTTGTGGGGGGTGGGCTTGTGGGGCGTGGGCTTGTGCACCGCGTACGGCCGGCTCGCTTGATGTTGACAAGATGACCGCGTGCGCCTGCCTCGCCTGATCTTCCTGCTCTTCAACGCCGACCGCGCGGTCCGGCGCTGGATCGACGCCCGCTCTGCCGACACCGGCATCGGCGCGTCCGGCGCCGGCGTGCTCTTCTACCTGGCCGGCCACGAGAACGCCCTGATCGGCGACGTGACCGCGGCCCTCGGCGCCTCCCCGTCCGGGATGAGCG
Protein-coding regions in this window:
- a CDS encoding ABC transporter permease, with amino-acid sequence MSVPLPAGREPGRLAAVVRRQGALAVLVAVVVISLAAFPGFRSADNAGTILVAAAPPMLIALGMTFVIITGGIDLSVGSLYALGGVVAAWASQYGFAAALAAPLLVCGAIGVLNGVLISRTGMAPFIVTLAALLGARGLMRSISDEGSTTYLVRSSAFHDLGTGAVLGIGLPVWVGAVLVGAGIVVLNRTRFGHAVHAIGGSEDAAALMGLPVRRIKVAVYVLSALLAGLAGAINAAKLGSGVTVLGSGMELDAIAAVVIGGTLLTGGSGSVAGTVAGVLLLGVIQNLINQVGNVNSNWQQVISGAFLAVVVVAQTYLVRARRSRN
- a CDS encoding alpha/beta fold hydrolase; this translates as MRTKETVRIPVTTGGAITATVFTPEEPAAVLVVHSATATPQGFYAAFAEYLAADGIAAITYDYRGTGRSGSPRDHRDVGMRDWIGVDAPAVAAWAGDRFPGLPRLAVGHSLGGHAIALGAAGTDPAASVIVASHLAAITTIPSRLERARVRLLLHLLGPASARLLGYVPASRLGLGEDLPAAAMADWGRWVRMGNYFFDDPSMRARERTATLTGPVLAVGAADDPWSTPPQMDVLTTHLTGADVERRTYTPAAAGVPMIGHHGLLRRTLSEAVWPDLLAWLRAHAARARK